A window from Pseudobutyrivibrio ruminis HUN009 encodes these proteins:
- a CDS encoding DMT family transporter, producing MSLSNKYVVCALAIVCCLLWGSAFPSIKIGYRIFGVNAADSMSQILFAGIRFSLAGVLAVIFGSISQKKVLVPKASSWKMICTLSIFQTILQYFFFYIGLAHASGVNASIINGMSTFFAILLACLVKKQEHMTVSKLTGCILGAIGVILVSLSSGSIGTGIAFNGEGFILIASVSYAISSVLIKEYSQHENPVTLSGYQFIIGGIVMIAVGLAGGGRLHQSSGQGILLIVYLALVSSVAYSVWGLLLKYNPVSTVTVYGFTNPIFGALLSAIFLREWGNISWKSLVALALVSAGIYIVNSGKMK from the coding sequence GTGTCACTTAGTAATAAATATGTTGTTTGTGCCTTAGCCATAGTCTGTTGCTTGCTGTGGGGCAGCGCATTCCCTAGCATCAAAATCGGATATCGTATTTTCGGAGTGAATGCAGCAGATTCGATGTCGCAAATTTTGTTTGCAGGAATTAGATTTTCGCTTGCAGGAGTGCTGGCGGTAATCTTTGGAAGCATTTCACAGAAGAAGGTTTTAGTACCAAAGGCAAGCTCATGGAAAATGATATGTACTCTTAGCATTTTCCAAACCATATTGCAGTATTTTTTCTTTTATATAGGCCTAGCCCATGCTTCAGGAGTCAACGCATCAATCATTAATGGAATGAGCACATTCTTTGCAATCCTGCTAGCATGCTTGGTGAAAAAGCAGGAGCACATGACAGTTAGTAAATTGACAGGTTGCATTCTTGGAGCAATCGGAGTAATCCTTGTAAGTTTGAGCAGTGGTAGCATCGGAACTGGCATCGCTTTTAATGGTGAGGGATTCATCCTCATTGCTTCTGTATCCTATGCAATATCTTCGGTGCTGATAAAGGAGTATTCTCAGCATGAGAACCCGGTAACACTTAGCGGATACCAGTTTATCATCGGTGGTATAGTGATGATAGCGGTTGGCCTGGCAGGCGGAGGCAGACTTCACCAATCATCAGGACAGGGAATTCTTTTGATAGTATACCTAGCTTTGGTTTCATCAGTTGCTTACTCAGTGTGGGGACTTTTGCTGAAGTACAATCCGGTTTCTACCGTTACTGTATACGGATTTACGAATCCAATCTTTGGTGCGTTGCTATCAGCCATTTTCCTGAGAGAGTGGGGAAATATTTCGTGGAAATCGTTGGTGGCGCTGGCGCTTGTAAGTGCTGGTATTTATATTGTTAATAGTGGGAAGATGAAATAG
- a CDS encoding ATP-dependent DNA helicase, with protein sequence MYDIDEKIKETDEAICENIDLISVKSRGFVAQNILSHTRNLIEYVAIKAYSTKFELPKSEYELNKAAGEYIKSENRFLFLRKFHGFVQESLSHYTPSKDGAERLALKYYEYYVLLKEFVKKEFGIDILHNLDLFPLNMDNSVKGYYIEVLKSLKKNWPINDFNTGRLYVINSKPVYIEGEVLFENTLIPASDYSSKFDRFIVFSSFMIPDHYAIKCCIFPDEISVETQKMPINIMTYFEVSIRPCELSNFGRLFNYTFKIEVSHSEYKGLMKYLTITGATINDIMRSSEKNYVYIKNQICMKAKTVNFCNVMDAGRKLIVEGKSGANIISYLSTIMRNKVLKDQYYNAPNGQLSDLLLSYKCIPFEQMPFATSLLGHNIELSKVYGAFSDEGRQHELFARAIKNNSDINGTIYAQEDDLLGFDNRPQLVDKYNNNLYYKHRPKREIKKFGNYYYIDEYFNDTKTIIERLMGLSKDGLVGHYNTVASWIDSNPSIIDCDEKRKILEEMFAETKVSLIYGAAGTGKTFLLNHISQIYDSSKKLYLANTNPAVDNLKRKVSAQNCNFSTIAKYIKSGSVDRVYDIVIVDECSMVSNSDMRQILEKTSFNLLILVGDIYQIESITFGNWFGLARYFLKKKSWHELTTPYRAKNDELKALWTKVRNLDDDITEYLDMKGYCSRLNDSIFKKNDKDEIILCLNYNGLYGINNINRFLQNNNKNKAVSWGIWTYKIDDPVLFNECERFYPALYNNLKGKIVDIEQDNVNSVIWFDIEVEKVLNEMDVKGLDLEIISGDSEKTLIRFSVMLPDEDADNEDISAVMPFQIAYAVSIHKAQGLEYDSVKVVITEDIDELITHNIFYTAITRAKKHLKIYWTPESEKQVLGQFNISNIRNEANIFSGQSHIKICNKCPEKYDEAK encoded by the coding sequence ATGTATGATATCGATGAGAAAATCAAAGAAACAGATGAAGCAATATGTGAAAATATTGATTTGATTAGTGTTAAGAGCAGGGGGTTTGTTGCTCAAAATATTTTGTCTCATACTAGAAATCTAATAGAATATGTTGCAATTAAAGCATATAGTACGAAATTTGAATTGCCAAAAAGTGAATACGAGCTTAATAAGGCGGCTGGTGAATACATAAAAAGTGAAAATAGATTTCTCTTTTTACGAAAGTTCCATGGTTTTGTACAGGAATCATTATCGCATTATACACCGAGTAAAGACGGAGCAGAACGATTGGCACTTAAGTATTATGAGTACTATGTCTTACTTAAAGAATTTGTAAAAAAAGAATTTGGTATAGACATTCTACATAACTTAGACTTGTTTCCTTTAAATATGGACAATTCGGTAAAAGGATATTATATCGAAGTCCTAAAGTCATTAAAGAAGAATTGGCCAATAAATGATTTTAATACCGGACGGTTATATGTGATTAATTCAAAACCAGTTTACATTGAGGGGGAAGTATTATTTGAAAACACATTGATTCCTGCCAGTGATTATAGTAGTAAATTTGATCGCTTTATAGTTTTTTCTAGTTTTATGATTCCAGATCATTATGCTATTAAATGCTGTATTTTTCCGGATGAAATCTCTGTAGAAACACAAAAGATGCCTATTAATATAATGACATATTTTGAGGTATCAATACGACCTTGTGAATTAAGTAATTTTGGTAGACTGTTTAACTATACATTCAAGATTGAAGTATCACATAGCGAATATAAGGGATTAATGAAATATCTTACAATTACAGGTGCGACAATAAACGATATTATGCGTAGCTCTGAAAAAAACTATGTGTATATTAAAAACCAAATATGCATGAAAGCAAAAACGGTAAACTTTTGCAATGTTATGGATGCGGGAAGAAAACTAATTGTGGAAGGTAAGTCGGGAGCGAATATTATAAGCTACCTTTCAACAATTATGCGTAATAAAGTTTTGAAAGATCAATATTATAACGCTCCTAATGGACAGCTATCTGATTTGTTACTAAGTTATAAATGTATACCTTTTGAACAAATGCCGTTTGCTACATCTTTGTTGGGACATAATATTGAGTTATCGAAGGTGTATGGAGCTTTTAGCGATGAGGGAAGACAACATGAATTATTTGCTCGTGCCATAAAGAATAATTCTGATATAAATGGAACAATTTATGCCCAAGAAGATGATCTTCTTGGATTCGATAATAGACCACAATTAGTAGATAAATATAATAATAATTTATATTATAAGCATAGACCGAAGAGAGAGATAAAAAAATTTGGTAATTATTATTATATAGATGAGTATTTCAATGATACTAAAACGATAATTGAAAGATTAATGGGTTTATCAAAAGATGGTTTGGTTGGACATTATAATACTGTAGCTAGTTGGATAGATTCTAATCCTAGTATAATTGATTGCGACGAAAAGAGAAAAATATTAGAAGAAATGTTTGCTGAAACGAAGGTTTCATTAATTTATGGTGCAGCAGGTACGGGAAAGACATTCTTGCTGAATCATATATCGCAGATATATGATTCTAGTAAGAAATTGTATTTGGCCAACACAAATCCAGCTGTTGATAATTTGAAAAGAAAAGTCTCTGCTCAGAATTGTAATTTTAGTACTATAGCCAAATATATAAAAAGCGGAAGCGTAGATCGAGTGTATGATATTGTTATTGTCGACGAGTGCAGTATGGTTAGTAATTCCGATATGAGACAAATATTAGAGAAAACAAGCTTTAATTTATTAATATTAGTTGGAGATATTTATCAGATTGAATCTATAACATTTGGCAATTGGTTTGGATTGGCAAGGTACTTTTTAAAGAAAAAAAGTTGGCATGAGTTGACTACTCCATATAGGGCGAAAAATGATGAGTTAAAGGCTTTATGGACTAAAGTTAGAAATTTAGATGATGACATTACAGAATATTTGGATATGAAGGGATATTGCTCTCGTTTAAATGACAGCATTTTTAAAAAGAATGATAAAGATGAAATTATATTATGTTTGAATTATAACGGTCTTTATGGAATTAATAATATAAATCGTTTCTTACAGAATAATAATAAGAACAAAGCTGTTTCGTGGGGAATATGGACTTATAAAATAGATGATCCTGTCTTATTTAATGAATGCGAGCGCTTTTATCCGGCTTTATATAATAACTTAAAGGGAAAGATAGTAGATATAGAACAAGATAATGTTAATAGTGTTATTTGGTTTGATATTGAAGTTGAAAAAGTTCTAAATGAAATGGATGTTAAGGGATTAGACTTAGAGATAATTAGTGGAGATTCAGAAAAGACATTAATCAGATTTTCTGTGATGCTGCCTGATGAGGACGCAGATAATGAAGACATTAGCGCTGTTATGCCTTTTCAAATAGCTTATGCAGTTTCTATTCATAAAGCACAAGGCTTAGAGTATGATTCTGTAAAAGTAGTTATTACAGAAGATATAGATGAGTTGATTACTCATAACATCTTTTATACCGCTATTACGCGAGCTAAGAAACATTTAAAGATATATTGGACTCCAGAATCTGAAAAACAAGTGTTGGGGCAGTTTAATATATCAAACATAAGAAATGAGGCAAATATTTTTTCAGGACAATCACACATAAAAATATGTAATAAATGTCCTGAAAAGTATGATGAAGCCAAATAA
- a CDS encoding FKBP-type peptidyl-prolyl cis-trans isomerase, whose protein sequence is MRIAVTYENGQVFQHFGHTEQFKIYEVEDGKVVSSEVIGSDGQGHGALAGLLSNNSIDVLICGGIGGGAQAALSENGIELCAGASGDTDAAVEAYLKGELINSGVNCNHHGEGHTCGDHEEGHSCGGHSGCGGCHSEPEFEGKNVGKTCRTHYRGTFNDGTQFDSSYDRGEPLEFVCGAGMMIKGFDKAVANMEVGEKVDIHLMPEEAYGQRDEEAVFTIEIAQLPGSENLEVDQQVYLQDPYGRPFPVKVVAKDDTNITLDANHEMAGKELNFTIELVEVK, encoded by the coding sequence ATGAGAATAGCAGTTACATATGAAAATGGTCAGGTGTTCCAGCACTTCGGACACACTGAGCAGTTTAAAATTTACGAAGTAGAAGATGGCAAGGTTGTTTCATCAGAAGTTATCGGTTCTGATGGACAGGGCCACGGTGCTTTAGCTGGTCTTCTTAGCAACAATTCAATCGACGTACTTATCTGCGGCGGTATCGGTGGCGGCGCACAGGCTGCACTTAGCGAAAATGGTATCGAGCTTTGCGCTGGCGCATCAGGAGATACAGATGCAGCAGTTGAGGCATACCTTAAGGGCGAGCTTATCAACTCTGGTGTAAATTGCAATCATCATGGTGAAGGCCACACATGTGGTGATCACGAGGAAGGACATAGCTGTGGCGGTCATTCTGGTTGTGGCGGATGCCATTCTGAGCCTGAGTTCGAGGGCAAGAATGTAGGCAAGACATGCCGTACACACTACAGAGGTACATTCAACGATGGTACACAGTTTGATTCATCATACGACAGAGGCGAGCCACTTGAGTTCGTTTGTGGCGCAGGCATGATGATTAAGGGCTTTGACAAGGCTGTTGCAAACATGGAAGTTGGCGAGAAAGTAGACATTCACCTTATGCCTGAGGAAGCTTATGGCCAGCGTGACGAGGAAGCAGTTTTCACAATTGAAATTGCACAGCTTCCAGGTTCAGAAAACTTAGAAGTAGACCAGCAGGTATACTTACAGGATCCATATGGCAGACCATTCCCAGTAAAGGTTGTTGCAAAGGATGATACAAATATCACTCTTGATGCAAACCACGAGATGGCTGGTAAAGAACTTAACTTTACAATTGAGCTTGTAGAGGTAAAATAG
- a CDS encoding ATP-binding cassette domain-containing protein, with protein sequence MTIILENISKSYDGNKVLENLNVEIEDGRCYAFVGPKGSGKTTALKIFMGMEKPDEGKVCRMGDYKYPTLQSAYVSQDGQLNLKKDAIWNVKKAHRWASKGRAIEELTRFIEPDRQCIPVSELSVPERRLVELVKALFTPADFIVLDSPFEGMDADTKQKTIDYLLDIKGSRPLIIAQEDAEGLDFARKVCL encoded by the coding sequence ATGACAATCATACTAGAAAACATTAGCAAATCATATGATGGTAACAAGGTTCTGGAGAATCTTAATGTGGAAATAGAAGATGGCAGATGCTATGCATTTGTTGGGCCTAAAGGGTCAGGTAAGACTACAGCTCTTAAAATTTTTATGGGGATGGAGAAACCGGATGAGGGAAAAGTGTGTAGGATGGGAGATTATAAGTATCCTACATTGCAAAGTGCATATGTTTCCCAGGATGGCCAGCTAAATCTGAAGAAGGATGCCATCTGGAATGTAAAAAAGGCACACAGATGGGCTAGCAAAGGAAGAGCCATAGAGGAGCTGACCCGCTTTATAGAGCCTGACAGACAGTGCATCCCAGTATCAGAACTATCCGTGCCAGAGCGCAGGTTGGTGGAGCTGGTAAAGGCCTTGTTTACACCAGCAGATTTTATCGTGCTGGATTCACCATTTGAAGGAATGGATGCTGATACCAAGCAGAAGACCATAGATTATCTGCTAGATATAAAGGGCAGCAGGCCTCTTATAATTGCCCAGGAAGATGCAGAGGGGCTGGATTTTGCTAGAAAGGTTTGCTTGTAG
- a CDS encoding GlsB/YeaQ/YmgE family stress response membrane protein, producing MSLIFGLLFGALAGFIASFIMGEKSGWIKNIILGIAGGFVGGFAFDILGLSANGQFGSLIVSVVGACICIWLGRRLF from the coding sequence ATGAGTTTAATATTTGGACTATTATTTGGAGCATTAGCAGGCTTTATCGCCAGCTTTATAATGGGAGAGAAATCTGGATGGATTAAGAATATAATCCTCGGTATTGCTGGAGGATTTGTAGGAGGATTTGCATTCGATATTCTAGGGCTATCTGCCAATGGGCAATTTGGAAGCCTTATTGTCTCTGTAGTAGGCGCATGTATCTGTATTTGGTTGGGAAGAAGATTATTCTAA
- a CDS encoding (deoxy)nucleoside triphosphate pyrophosphohydrolase, whose protein sequence is MKTVRVVAAVIKAENEKGQPIIFATQRGYGEYKDGWEFPGGKIEEGETPQQALKREIMEELDTEISVGELIDTIEYDYPTFHLSMDCFWSEIVKGDLVLKEHEAAKWLTKEQLGDVDWLPADITLIEKVGEGI, encoded by the coding sequence ATGAAAACAGTACGAGTAGTTGCAGCAGTTATAAAAGCTGAAAATGAGAAAGGCCAGCCAATAATTTTTGCCACTCAAAGAGGATACGGTGAATATAAAGATGGTTGGGAATTTCCTGGCGGAAAAATTGAGGAAGGTGAAACTCCACAGCAAGCGTTAAAGCGTGAGATTATGGAGGAGTTGGATACAGAGATAAGTGTTGGTGAACTAATTGACACTATCGAGTATGACTACCCAACATTCCATTTATCAATGGATTGCTTCTGGTCTGAAATTGTAAAAGGCGATTTGGTTCTAAAAGAACATGAAGCAGCAAAGTGGCTTACTAAGGAGCAACTTGGGGACGTTGATTGGTTGCCAGCGGATATTACTTTAATTGAGAAGGTTGGAGAGGGAATATAG
- the amrS gene encoding AmmeMemoRadiSam system radical SAM enzyme translates to MAVCNLCYRHCSISEGKYGFCQVRTCRDSIIVPENYGMLTAIALDPIEKKPLNRFYPGSYILSVGSYGCNLRCPFCQNYHISWGDEVEVSKREARYVSPETLTQIADEQRANGNIGVAFTYNEPLISYEYIIDTAKLLSAKGLKTVLVSNGMADVATVKELFSYVDAMNIDLKGFTDHYYEDVLTGNRQMVMDFIQEAAKHCHVELTTLIIPGENDSDEEMDELSSWIASVNPEIPLHISRFFPRFHMVDRGATSVETIYHLKDIAKQHLKYVYTGNC, encoded by the coding sequence ATGGCAGTATGTAACTTATGCTACAGGCATTGCAGTATTTCAGAAGGTAAATATGGTTTCTGTCAGGTGAGGACCTGCAGGGACAGTATCATCGTGCCGGAGAATTATGGGATGCTCACGGCGATTGCACTGGACCCGATTGAGAAGAAGCCGTTGAATCGATTTTATCCGGGCAGCTATATTCTGTCTGTGGGAAGCTATGGCTGCAATTTGCGATGCCCATTTTGTCAGAACTATCACATTTCATGGGGTGATGAAGTGGAGGTTAGCAAGAGGGAGGCCAGATACGTCTCGCCTGAGACGCTGACCCAGATAGCTGATGAGCAGCGTGCAAATGGAAATATTGGAGTGGCTTTTACTTACAATGAGCCATTGATATCATACGAATACATTATAGATACAGCAAAGCTCCTTTCGGCAAAGGGCCTGAAAACTGTTTTAGTATCAAACGGAATGGCTGATGTAGCTACAGTCAAAGAATTGTTCTCCTATGTAGATGCCATGAACATCGATTTGAAGGGCTTTACAGACCATTATTATGAGGACGTGTTAACGGGAAACAGGCAGATGGTAATGGACTTTATCCAGGAGGCGGCGAAGCATTGTCATGTGGAGCTTACCACGCTGATTATTCCAGGGGAGAATGACTCTGATGAGGAGATGGATGAGCTAAGCAGTTGGATAGCTTCAGTGAATCCAGAAATTCCTTTGCACATTTCCAGGTTTTTCCCAAGATTTCATATGGTAGATAGAGGCGCTACGTCAGTGGAGACTATCTATCATTTAAAAGATATAGCAAAGCAACATTTGAAATATGTTTACACAGGAAACTGTTAA
- a CDS encoding DUF3427 domain-containing protein: MSNVEELKLGLQTAYIDGSVASNLAYRPQFVSNNYKEGKKVISSIEDELSNCDSFQISVAFITMAGIVPLLQILKELEERNVPGKILTTNYLNFSEPRALKKLNEYSNLEIRMYDVDAAEEGFHTKGYIFKRDEIYRIIIGSSNITSLALTSNKEWNTKIVSTEQGEVAQEIVTEFNDLWNSEYALNFDVFYENYKQAYKLIKEQREIAKQSEVTSIESYKLKPNSMQVGFITNLKKIVDSGENRALLISATGTGKTYASAFAMREMRFKRVLFLVHRGQLARQTKKSYERVFGSTITTGIIGAGHSVEDNKDKDYIFAMIQTMSKDESLKQFDKDAFDCVIFDEAHHAAADSYKKVMEYFTPSLWLGMTATPDKRDDNVEGRNIYEIFNYQIAYEIRLQQAMEENLLCPFHYFGIKDISIIGDDADAHRDFSVLTSDERVRHIIEQTKYYGYSGDKVKGLIFCSGIEESKTLSAKFNQIVNPDTGKKYRTIALNGDASEDARQEAFERLAMDEADATENMQPLDYIFSYEILNEGVDIVEVNQVVMLRPTQSPIVFIQQLGRGLRKANGKEYVVIIDFIGNYNNNFMIPIALSGDRTYNKDNIRRYVMEGGRVIPGASTVHFDEISRKRIFDSVDNANFSDVRLIKENYTNLKNKLGHIPALKDFDDYGEMDVLRIFDNNNLGSYYKFLVKYEKEYTIRLSDNEEKVIEFVSKKLANGKRIHELRLLKRMLLLVGYAPVSNLISGLAKDLEENYGKHLSEDQAENIVNVMTNEFASGSGKKTYAECVLLEKDNTDYTYSKSFIKMLHNKDFYNILNELVDFGISRYERDYSKPYLDTDLVLYQKYTYEDVCRLLNWANNEVPTNIGGYKYNDKTKTFPVFINYEKDDDISLTTRYEDRFTSNRTLIAISKSGRSLKSNDVQKFLNSQELGIQVELFVRKNKDDKGSKEFYYLGHMTPSGYAKEFTMANTEKKAVEIEWILDVPVREDIYEYIVGV, encoded by the coding sequence ATGTCAAACGTTGAAGAGTTAAAACTAGGTCTACAAACAGCATATATCGATGGTAGCGTAGCATCAAATCTTGCTTACAGACCTCAGTTTGTTTCAAACAACTATAAAGAGGGAAAGAAAGTTATTTCGTCTATTGAGGATGAGCTTTCTAACTGTGACAGTTTTCAGATAAGCGTTGCCTTTATTACAATGGCGGGTATTGTACCATTGCTGCAGATACTTAAGGAGCTTGAGGAACGAAATGTTCCAGGTAAGATATTAACTACGAATTATCTTAACTTTAGTGAGCCACGAGCTCTTAAAAAGCTTAATGAGTATAGCAATCTTGAAATTCGTATGTACGATGTGGATGCAGCAGAGGAAGGTTTCCATACAAAAGGTTACATTTTCAAGAGAGATGAAATATATCGAATTATTATTGGAAGTTCAAATATTACTAGTTTGGCGCTTACCAGTAATAAGGAGTGGAATACTAAAATTGTATCAACTGAGCAAGGTGAAGTAGCACAGGAAATTGTTACCGAGTTCAATGATTTATGGAATTCAGAATATGCTTTGAATTTCGATGTTTTCTATGAAAACTATAAGCAAGCATATAAGCTTATTAAAGAGCAAAGAGAGATCGCAAAACAAAGCGAAGTTACTTCAATAGAGAGCTATAAGTTAAAGCCTAATAGTATGCAGGTAGGCTTCATTACAAATCTGAAGAAGATTGTTGATAGTGGTGAAAATAGAGCATTGCTTATTTCTGCAACAGGAACAGGTAAGACTTATGCTTCGGCTTTTGCTATGAGAGAAATGAGATTCAAGAGAGTTCTTTTTCTGGTTCATAGAGGTCAGTTGGCCAGACAAACTAAGAAGTCTTATGAAAGAGTTTTCGGTAGCACAATTACAACAGGAATAATTGGTGCAGGCCATTCAGTTGAAGATAATAAAGATAAGGACTACATCTTTGCGATGATTCAGACTATGAGCAAAGACGAGTCTTTAAAACAGTTTGATAAAGATGCATTTGATTGTGTCATATTTGATGAAGCTCATCATGCAGCAGCAGATTCTTATAAAAAAGTGATGGAGTATTTTACACCTAGTCTTTGGCTTGGAATGACAGCTACTCCAGATAAGCGCGATGACAATGTTGAGGGAAGAAATATCTATGAAATCTTCAATTATCAAATAGCTTACGAAATCAGATTGCAACAGGCAATGGAAGAAAATCTTTTATGTCCATTTCATTATTTTGGAATAAAGGATATTTCAATTATAGGTGATGATGCCGATGCTCACAGAGATTTCAGTGTTCTTACAAGTGATGAGAGAGTTAGGCACATTATTGAACAGACTAAGTATTATGGTTACAGTGGTGACAAAGTAAAGGGACTAATATTCTGTAGTGGAATAGAAGAATCAAAGACTTTGTCAGCTAAGTTTAATCAGATTGTAAATCCAGATACTGGCAAAAAGTATAGGACTATTGCGTTGAACGGTGATGCAAGTGAAGATGCCAGACAAGAAGCGTTTGAAAGACTTGCTATGGATGAAGCTGATGCGACAGAAAACATGCAGCCACTTGATTACATTTTCTCATATGAAATATTGAATGAAGGTGTAGATATTGTAGAGGTTAATCAGGTTGTAATGCTTCGACCAACTCAGTCGCCTATAGTATTTATACAGCAGCTTGGACGAGGACTTCGTAAAGCCAATGGAAAGGAATATGTTGTTATCATCGATTTCATTGGGAACTATAACAACAACTTTATGATTCCTATAGCACTTTCCGGAGACCGTACCTATAACAAAGACAATATTCGTAGATACGTTATGGAAGGTGGCAGAGTTATTCCTGGAGCGTCTACGGTTCATTTTGATGAGATAAGCAGAAAACGAATATTTGATTCAGTAGATAATGCCAATTTTAGTGATGTTAGGCTGATAAAAGAAAACTATACTAATTTGAAAAATAAACTTGGTCACATTCCAGCGCTGAAGGATTTTGATGATTATGGTGAGATGGATGTACTGAGAATATTTGATAATAACAACCTTGGTTCTTACTATAAGTTTCTGGTCAAGTATGAGAAAGAATATACAATTCGTCTTTCCGATAATGAAGAAAAGGTTATAGAATTTGTATCGAAGAAGCTAGCTAATGGTAAGCGTATACATGAGCTTAGATTGCTTAAAAGAATGCTTTTGTTGGTTGGATATGCTCCAGTTAGTAATCTTATTTCTGGGTTAGCAAAAGACCTTGAGGAGAACTATGGTAAGCACTTATCAGAAGACCAGGCTGAAAACATTGTAAACGTAATGACAAATGAGTTTGCTTCAGGCTCTGGAAAAAAGACGTATGCTGAATGCGTGTTATTGGAAAAAGACAATACAGATTATACCTATAGCAAGTCATTTATAAAAATGCTTCATAATAAGGACTTTTATAATATTCTAAATGAGCTAGTTGATTTTGGAATAAGTCGATATGAGCGAGATTATAGTAAACCATACCTTGACACTGATTTGGTACTATATCAGAAGTACACATATGAGGATGTATGTAGGCTTCTTAATTGGGCAAACAACGAAGTGCCAACGAATATTGGTGGATATAAGTATAATGATAAGACAAAGACATTTCCTGTTTTCATTAATTATGAAAAGGATGATGACATAAGTCTTACTACAAGATATGAAGATCGTTTTACTAGCAACAGGACTTTGATTGCAATATCAAAATCAGGAAGAAGCCTCAAGTCAAATGATGTTCAAAAGTTTTTGAATAGCCAAGAACTTGGAATACAGGTAGAATTATTTGTTAGAAAGAATAAAGACGACAAAGGGTCAAAAGAATTCTACTACTTAGGCCATATGACTCCGAGTGGATATGCCAAGGAATTTACTATGGCCAATACCGAGAAGAAAGCAGTAGAAATAGAATGGATTTTAGATGTACCTGTTAGAGAAGATATTTATGAGTACATTGTAGGTGTTTAA
- a CDS encoding nucleotide pyrophosphohydrolase, whose protein sequence is MTQETIDRIRKMTIDRDWDQFHSPANLAKSISIEANELLECFQWSDDDYDINHVKEELADVIVYCRNMLDKLGLDEDEIVNAKMDKNEAKYPVEKSRGSNKKYTEL, encoded by the coding sequence ATGACACAGGAAACTATAGATCGTATAAGAAAAATGACAATAGATCGTGATTGGGACCAGTTCCACTCACCAGCAAACTTGGCAAAGTCTATTTCCATCGAAGCAAATGAATTGCTTGAATGCTTCCAGTGGAGCGACGATGATTACGATATCAACCACGTGAAGGAAGAACTCGCAGATGTAATCGTGTATTGCAGAAACATGCTTGATAAGCTGGGCCTTGATGAGGATGAAATCGTAAATGCGAAGATGGATAAGAACGAGGCAAAGTATCCTGTGGAGAAGTCTAGGGGAAGCAATAAGAAATATACGGAATTATAA
- a CDS encoding 50S ribosomal protein L25: MDTYRVQRRDMEKKAKRLRREGYVTGNLFGKDIEQSIPLQFEVKEAEALRKSGHTQMTLDLEGKKYNVLLKELHYDAAKHQIVEMDFQELVKGEVIHATAEVVLENKEAVTEGVLEQLISEVAYKAKAEDVVEKIEIDCSSLRLGDTVTVADLAISKNKKVDVTTNADQVVVEVIASKNQVADDEDEDSEQAAS; the protein is encoded by the coding sequence ATGGATACTTACAGAGTACAAAGACGTGACATGGAAAAGAAGGCAAAGAGGTTGAGAAGAGAAGGCTACGTTACAGGTAACCTGTTCGGTAAGGATATCGAACAATCAATCCCACTCCAGTTCGAGGTTAAAGAGGCTGAGGCTCTTAGAAAGAGCGGACACACTCAGATGACTTTGGATTTGGAAGGAAAGAAGTATAATGTGTTACTTAAGGAACTACACTATGATGCAGCTAAGCATCAGATTGTAGAGATGGATTTCCAGGAGCTTGTTAAAGGCGAGGTTATCCACGCAACAGCCGAGGTTGTTCTTGAAAACAAGGAAGCTGTTACAGAAGGTGTTTTAGAGCAGCTCATTTCGGAGGTAGCTTACAAAGCAAAGGCCGAAGATGTAGTTGAGAAGATTGAAATAGACTGCAGCTCACTGAGACTTGGTGATACAGTTACTGTTGCAGATCTTGCTATTTCAAAGAACAAGAAAGTTGATGTAACTACAAACGCTGACCAAGTAGTTGTTGAGGTTATTGCATCAAAGAACCAGGTTGCTGATGATGAGGATGAAGATTCTGAGCAGGCAGCTTCATAG